A segment of the Streptomyces sp. NBC_01235 genome:
GCGCGGCCTGCCCTACGCCGGCCAGCGGGCCGAGATCTGCGGCCAGCAGGACAAACTCCGCGCGCGCTTCGGCCTGCGCCCCCGCCTCTTCCGCCCGCCCTACGGCACCTACGACACGACCACCCGCCGCGCCGCCGCCGACTGCGGCATCGCGGCGATCGTCCTGTGGCGCGCCTCCATGGGCCCCGCCGACCTCACCTACACCCATGGCTCCCCCCGCCTCCACCCCGGCGACATCATCGCCGTGGCCCCAGACGGGGCAACGGGCCCGAGCATGAGGGAACGCACGACACGGCTGCTCCGCCGGGTACAGGAGCAGGGGTTCACGGTGGCGCGGCTGGAGGACTACCTGTAGGTCACCGGGGCCACATCACCGCCATGAGGGCGACGAGGAACAGCGAGGCCGTCGCCTGCGCCGCTCCGGTGGTCGGATGACCATCACGGAACAGGAGGACGGCAGCCCCGAGGGCGGCCAGCGCCATCACGCCGAGCCACACCAGCATCCCCGTCGGATGCCCGGCCATCGCGATCACCAGCGCGAACATGAGCCCAAAGGCGACTTCCGCCAGCAGCAGAACCGCAAGCACGCAGCCGTCGGCAAACGAGGAACGAGAACTCATGGACGAACGGTACGAAAAATCAGCCCGTCCGGAGCTTGAGGACGAGGCCGTCCAGGCCGAAGCAGGGGTTCGGGGGCGGCAGCCCCCATGGACGGTCACTCCGACTCCGGACTCCCAAGGACACTCACGCCAGCTGGGAAATCCCGCCGACGCGCCGCGGGCATTGGCACTCCGCTTGACCGAGTGCTAATCGCAGTCATAGTCTCAGCTCTGGCACTCGGCAGATGAGAGTGCCAACTACGCGACGGGCAGGTCCGGCACCCGCGACGACGGATCCACCTGGTCGCCACCTCAGACAGTTAACCCCGTGAGATCTCCGAAGGGGGAGGTCGGATCGTGACGACCACCAGCTCCAAGGTTGCCATCAAGCCGCTCGAGGACCGCATCGTGGTCCAGCCGCTCGACGCCGAGCAGACCACCGCCTCTGGCCTGGTCATCCCGGACACCGCGAAGGAGAAGCCCCAGGAGGGCGCCGTCCTCGCCGTGGGCCCGGGCCGCTTCGAGAACGGCGAGCGCCTGCCGCTCGACGTCAAGGTCGGCGACGTCGTCCTGTACAGCAAGTACGGCGGCACCGAGGTGAAGTACAACGGCGAGGAGTACCTCGTCCTCTCGGCTCGCGACGTGCTCGCGATCATCGAGAAGTAATTCACCCAGTTTTGCAGTGAACTGCGCCCCTGGCCCCCGCTACTTTGTGAAGCCGGGCGCTGGGGGCGCAGTTCGTTCCCACGTTTTCCGAGAGGGCTGAACCGCTCCCATGGCGAAGATCCTGAAGTTCGACGAGGACGCCCGTCGCGCCCTCGAGCGCGGCGTCAACAAGCTTGCCGACACGGTCAAGGTGACGATCGGCCCCAAGGGCCGCAACGTCGTCATCGACAAGAAGTTCGGCGCTCCCACCATCACCAACGACGGTGTCACCATCGCCCGTGAGGTCGAGCTCGACGACCCGTACGAGAACCTCGGCGCGCAGCTGGTGAAGGAGGTGGCGACCAAGACCAACGACATCGCGGGTGACGGCACCACCACCGCCACCGTCCTGGCCCAGGCGCTCGTGCGCGAGGGCCTCAAGAACGTCGCCGCCGGCGCCTCCCCGGCCGCCCTGAAGAAGGGCATCGACGCGGCCGTCAAGGCCATCTCCGAGGATCTGCTGGCCACCGCCCGCCCGATCGACGAGAAGTCCGACATCGCCGCCGTCGCCGCGCTGTCCGCCCAGGACACGCAGGTCGGCGAGCTCATCGCCGAGGCGATGGACAAGGTCGGCAAGGACGGTGTCATCACCGTCGAGGAGTCCAACACCTTCGGTCTGGAGCTGGACTTCACCGAGGGCATGGCCTTCGACAAGGGCTACCTGTCGCCGTACTTCGTGACGGACCAGGAGCGCATGGAGGCCGTCCTGGAGGACCCCTACATCCTCATCAACCAGGGCAAGATCTCCTCCATCTCCGACCTGCTGCCGCTGCTGGAGAAGGTCATCCAGACCAACTCCTCCAAGCCGCTGCTGATCATCGCCGAGGACCTGGAGGGCGAGGCGCTCTCCACCCTCGTCGTCAACAAGATCCGCGGCACCTTCAACGCGGTCGCCGTGAAGGCCCCGGGCTTCGGTGACCGTCGCAAGGCGATGCTGCAGGACCTGGCCGTCCTCACCGGCGCCACCGTCATCTCCGAAGAGGTCGGCCTCAAGCTCGACCAGGTCGGCGTCGACGTGCTCGGCTCCGCCCGCCGCGTCACCGTCACCAAGGACGACACCACGGTCGTCGACGGCGCCGGCAACCACGAGGACGTCGTCGGCCGCGTCAACCAGATCAAGGCCGAGATCGAGAACACGGACTCCGACTGGGACCGCGAGAAGCTCCAGGAGCGCCTCGCGAAGCTGGCCGGCGGCGTGTGCGTGATCAAGGTCGGCGCCGCCACCGAGGTGGAGCTGAAGGAGAAGAAGCACCGTCTGGAGGACGCCATCTCCGCGACCCGCGCCGCGGTCGAGGAGGGCATCGTCTCCGGTGGTGGCTCCGCGCTGGTCCACGCCGCCAAGGTGCTGGAGGGCGGCCTGGGCAAGACCGGCGACGAGGCCACCGGTGTCGCCGTCGTCCGCCGCGCCGTCGTCGAGCCGCTGCGCTGGATCGCCGAGAACGCCGGCCTGGAGGGTTACGTCATCACCTCCAAGGTCGCCGAGCTCGACAAGGGCCAGGGCTTCAACGCCGCCACCGGCGAGTACGGCGACCTGGTCAAGGCCGGCGTCATCGACCCGGTCAAGGTCACCCGCTCCGCCCTGGAGAACGCCGCCTCCATCGCCTCCCTCCTCCTGACGACCGAGACCCTGGTCGTCGAGAAGAAGGAAGAGGAAGAGCCGGCCGCCGGTGGCCACAGCCACGGCCACGCGCACTGACGCACCGCGGTAACACACGGTAGTAACACGGCGTAAAACGGCCGTACCGAGGCCCGGCACCCTGCAGACAAGGGGCGCCGGGCCTCGGCGTT
Coding sequences within it:
- the groL gene encoding chaperonin GroEL (60 kDa chaperone family; promotes refolding of misfolded polypeptides especially under stressful conditions; forms two stacked rings of heptamers to form a barrel-shaped 14mer; ends can be capped by GroES; misfolded proteins enter the barrel where they are refolded when GroES binds), encoding MAKILKFDEDARRALERGVNKLADTVKVTIGPKGRNVVIDKKFGAPTITNDGVTIAREVELDDPYENLGAQLVKEVATKTNDIAGDGTTTATVLAQALVREGLKNVAAGASPAALKKGIDAAVKAISEDLLATARPIDEKSDIAAVAALSAQDTQVGELIAEAMDKVGKDGVITVEESNTFGLELDFTEGMAFDKGYLSPYFVTDQERMEAVLEDPYILINQGKISSISDLLPLLEKVIQTNSSKPLLIIAEDLEGEALSTLVVNKIRGTFNAVAVKAPGFGDRRKAMLQDLAVLTGATVISEEVGLKLDQVGVDVLGSARRVTVTKDDTTVVDGAGNHEDVVGRVNQIKAEIENTDSDWDREKLQERLAKLAGGVCVIKVGAATEVELKEKKHRLEDAISATRAAVEEGIVSGGGSALVHAAKVLEGGLGKTGDEATGVAVVRRAVVEPLRWIAENAGLEGYVITSKVAELDKGQGFNAATGEYGDLVKAGVIDPVKVTRSALENAASIASLLLTTETLVVEKKEEEEPAAGGHSHGHAH
- the groES gene encoding co-chaperone GroES, with the protein product MTTTSSKVAIKPLEDRIVVQPLDAEQTTASGLVIPDTAKEKPQEGAVLAVGPGRFENGERLPLDVKVGDVVLYSKYGGTEVKYNGEEYLVLSARDVLAIIEK